CTGTATCTTCTATATCAATATTTGTTCTGTTTATTGATGGTTTTTCTTTACTTAAATAGTTTGATGATTCATTTCCTATAATTGTAATTGAATCAAGTTCTTTTACATCTTTTTTTTCAACTTCACTTGCAAGTAAAGCACTACTTGCTATTAATAATGTTGATAGGGTAAATGAAATATGTTTTGAAAAAAATTTTTTCATTTTCTTTGCTCCTTGTTTGTATAATAAAAAATAGAATAATATCAGTTATGATAGTAGTTATCAATAAATAAAAGTCAAGAAAGGGAAAAAAATATATAAAGAAGGGAAAATTTTAAATAAATTGTTTTTTATATTTGCTTGGAGAAATACCAAAATGATTTTGAAATAGTTTACTGAAATTTCCTGTATGTTTATAGCCTACTTTTAATGCTATTTCTTTAACACTTCCATCATTTTCTAATAATTGTTTTGCAATTTGTAAACGTTGTTTTTGAAGCATTTCATAGACGGTAATTCCAAAATATTCTTTAAAATCTTTTTTTAGATAACACTCATTTATAGCTGATCTATAAGCAATTTCTTTTATTGAAAGGTTTTTATTATATTCTTGAATGATTATCTCTTTGGCCCTTTCTAAAGAGGAAATTCTTGTTTTGTCATAATTCAAAAAGTTTGAAGTCCTTAAACTTTTTGATACTTTTTCAATTGTGTAATGAACTAATTCATTTGCTTTTGATTCTAAAAAGAAGTTTTTTGATAAATCTTTAAATGAATTATCTTCTTTAAAAGTATTTATAATTTCTATTTGATTTATATCAATCTCTCCATCTTGAAAGATACAATAGCCATTTTCTTTGACTTGTTTCA
This genomic interval from Halarcobacter mediterraneus contains the following:
- a CDS encoding helix-turn-helix domain-containing protein, with amino-acid sequence MKKITYKEFIELDRKIEHPFSRIVFIGTINNSFGSGIAIKYDIGNGLAIFVRSFIPKQNLILTEESNIAGTSFIFNLGEELSFIYEDKKTFSLKNNSFLIGVLSNKFSADVFLEKDKQYNTLSIGLKEELFLKLNHPIKNINEFMKQVKENGYCIFQDGEIDINQIEIINTFKEDNSFKDLSKNFFLESKANELVHYTIEKVSKSLRTSNFLNYDKTRISSLERAKEIIIQEYNKNLSIKEIAYRSAINECYLKKDFKEYFGITVYEMLQKQRLQIAKQLLENDGSVKEIALKVGYKHTGNFSKLFQNHFGISPSKYKKQFI